A single region of the Coregonus clupeaformis isolate EN_2021a unplaced genomic scaffold, ASM2061545v1 scaf0757, whole genome shotgun sequence genome encodes:
- the LOC121572443 gene encoding nucleoside diphosphate-linked moiety X motif 17 isoform X2, with translation MEKVTKILVHLSKNNVAPQCARFVQSITGHFTETLNDEVEVKCSLENNRFILCDCEKGRGIPLKRASFCPFKYLSVAEAAAIPLDVQSRGVDVGVAILLQSANQKVLLTRRSSSLRIFPNVWVPPGGHVELDERLLDAGLRKLREETGLKLDPGDVSAQLLGLWESVFPPMLSRGMPQRHHVVTYMLLNTSLTHQQLQASLHPEPAEVSGCLWVDASLVKAIVSAVDGEEGSGTPQEGLAPTISVLEVSPEGGLSESVLPLSVLCNRAPASGEDVERVSTGTKYALELWLKNLEGQGTRC, from the exons AGCATAACAGGTCATTTTACAGAGACTCTTAATGATGAGGTGGAGGTGAAGTGTTCTTTGGAGAACAATCGCTTTATACTGTGTGACTGCGAGAAGGGGAGAGGAATTCCCCTAAAG AGGGCATCCTTTTGCCCCTTCAAGTATCTGTCTGTCGCAGAGGCAGCTGCAATCCCATTGGACGTTCAGAGCCGCGGAGTGGACGTGGGGGTTGCTATTCTTCTGCAGTCAGCCAATCAGAAGGTGTTGTTAACTCGACGGTCATCCAGTCTTCGCATTTTCCCCAATGTGTGGGTTCCACCAG gtGGCCATGTGGAACTGGATGAGAGG CTCCTGGATGCGGGGCTGAGGAAGCTGAGGGAGGAGACAGGACTGAAGCTGGACCCTGGAGACGTCTCAGCTCAGCTGCTGGGGCTCTGGGAG TCAGTTTTCCCGCCCATGCTGAGCAGAGGGATGCCACAGAGGCACCATGTGGTCACCTACATGctcctaaacacctccctcacACACCAGCAGCtccag GCCTCTCTGCACCCCGAACCCGCTGAGGTCAGTGGTTGTCTGTGGGTGGATGCCTCGCTGGTCAAGGCCATCGTGTCCGCCGTGGACGGAGAGGAGGGTTCTGGAACACCGCAGGAGGGCCTGGCTCCAACCATAAG TGTATTGGAGGTCTCTCCGGAAGGTGGGCTCAGTGAGTCAGTTCTGCCATTGTCTGTTTTGTGTAACCGGGCCCCGGCTAGCGGAGAGGATGTGGAGCGGGTCAGCACTGGTACCAAATACGCCCTGGAGCTCTGGCTTAAGAACTTGGAGGGACAGGGGACCCGGTGTTAA